In one Limosilactobacillus oris genomic region, the following are encoded:
- a CDS encoding LCP family protein, with protein MDNNDHRESREEYRKRLEKKIYENAHHSEPHEHHHRRPHLQGGGRPTPPPVPEKHHYHAPKWMKWLIWLLIVLVAAGGLYEYHKVHQMATGVFSNGDGKISKKLQKGEPVSVLAMGTDVGALDRGNKGGNTDSIELFTINPKTKRITMTSIPRDTLVRVNTDDGADYVKINAAYSIGGPKQTVKQVSELLDVPIDYYAVINMGVLKKVVNSLGGVEVDNPFAFTYEGHHFKKGKQHLNGEQALKYSRMRYEDPNNDYGRQKRQQQILSSVITKFKKSGSISSANKIMDAVGDGVKTNIPIDDIATLYGNYHSAMNNVSTYHFQGQNATIDGVSFQIASPKEINRISKLVRKQLGLKPVTVTNHETRMYKSQPNYDGYNNTDFILPGGASYNDPGSGNGNDTVSGGHSSSSRTRSSSFEAEY; from the coding sequence ATGGACAATAACGATCATCGCGAATCGCGCGAAGAATACCGTAAAAGACTAGAAAAGAAAATCTACGAAAATGCTCATCATAGCGAGCCGCACGAGCACCACCACCGACGCCCACACCTGCAAGGGGGCGGACGACCAACCCCGCCGCCGGTTCCTGAAAAGCACCACTACCACGCGCCTAAATGGATGAAGTGGTTAATCTGGCTGCTGATCGTCCTCGTGGCTGCCGGCGGCCTGTACGAATACCACAAAGTCCACCAGATGGCAACCGGAGTCTTTAGTAACGGTGATGGCAAAATCAGCAAGAAACTCCAAAAGGGTGAACCCGTTTCCGTCCTCGCCATGGGGACCGACGTCGGGGCTCTCGACCGGGGAAACAAGGGAGGTAACACCGACTCAATTGAGTTATTTACCATCAACCCCAAAACGAAACGGATCACGATGACCAGTATCCCCCGGGATACCTTAGTCCGGGTCAACACCGATGATGGTGCTGATTACGTCAAAATCAACGCCGCTTACTCGATTGGCGGTCCTAAGCAGACCGTTAAGCAGGTCAGTGAACTGCTTGATGTGCCAATCGACTACTATGCGGTCATCAACATGGGCGTCCTCAAGAAGGTCGTTAACTCCCTCGGCGGCGTCGAGGTTGATAACCCGTTTGCCTTCACTTACGAGGGGCACCACTTCAAGAAGGGCAAGCAACACCTGAATGGGGAACAAGCACTAAAGTATTCCCGGATGCGCTATGAGGACCCGAATAACGATTATGGCCGGCAGAAACGGCAGCAACAAATCTTGTCGAGTGTCATCACCAAGTTTAAGAAGTCCGGCTCCATCAGCTCGGCCAACAAGATCATGGACGCCGTTGGGGACGGGGTAAAGACCAACATCCCAATTGATGACATTGCCACCTTATATGGTAATTACCACAGCGCGATGAATAACGTCTCTACTTACCACTTCCAAGGGCAAAACGCCACGATTGACGGGGTTTCCTTCCAAATCGCCAGCCCAAAGGAGATCAACCGAATTTCCAAACTGGTCCGGAAGCAGCTCGGCTTGAAGCCGGTAACGGTAACCAACCACGAAACCCGGATGTACAAGTCCCAGCCAAACTACGACGGCTATAACAACACTGACTTTATCCTGCCTGGCGGTGCTTCTTACAACGACCCCGGCAGCGGGAATGGCAACGATACGGTTTCTGGTGGACACTCAAGTTCATCCCGAACTCGTTCCTCATCATTTGAAGCTGAATACTAA